A section of the Dermacoccus nishinomiyaensis genome encodes:
- a CDS encoding site-2 protease family protein codes for MPEPTPGLKIASLRGVPVYIGRTWPIIAVIIVAIFGPQVASLHPEWGFGAYVVGIGYALLLLLSVLVHEAAHALVAQACHYRVTHIVADLMGGHTSYDTPDATPGRSALVAAVGPLSNAVLAVIGFLGHRASDGDGAVPLLLGAFAWSNAFVAAFNALPGLPLDGGFLVDALVWKLTGNRATGMKAAGWCGRIVAIGVAAWAVLGFVRAPGSLWSLVWLLFIASFLWRGASVAVNVGINREFLGGIRVADVIRPAVAVPASTPVAALPETGDTIVLIDADGAASALVAPGAHVRVPVDQRPHVPASALGEALLPHAGAVISSPQDDVMAILPAFEGDPTPGVVTVSMPVEGQPAAADDPVALRLVGIATLADLERAMQRHAHESGTMPRGA; via the coding sequence ATGCCCGAGCCAACACCCGGCCTCAAGATCGCCTCGCTGCGCGGCGTCCCCGTCTACATCGGACGCACGTGGCCGATCATCGCCGTCATCATCGTCGCGATCTTCGGCCCGCAGGTCGCCTCGCTGCACCCCGAATGGGGTTTCGGCGCGTACGTCGTCGGCATCGGGTACGCGTTGTTGCTGCTGCTCAGCGTGCTCGTCCACGAGGCGGCGCACGCCCTCGTCGCACAGGCTTGCCACTACCGCGTCACGCATATCGTCGCCGACCTCATGGGCGGCCACACGAGCTACGACACCCCCGACGCGACGCCCGGACGCAGCGCGCTCGTCGCCGCCGTCGGGCCGCTGTCGAACGCGGTGCTCGCGGTGATCGGCTTCCTCGGCCACCGCGCGAGTGACGGCGACGGCGCCGTGCCGCTGCTGCTCGGGGCGTTCGCGTGGAGCAACGCGTTCGTCGCGGCGTTCAACGCGTTGCCCGGTCTGCCGCTCGATGGTGGGTTCCTCGTCGACGCGCTCGTGTGGAAGCTGACGGGCAACCGCGCCACGGGCATGAAGGCCGCCGGCTGGTGCGGACGCATCGTCGCCATCGGCGTGGCCGCGTGGGCCGTGCTCGGGTTCGTACGCGCGCCCGGCTCGCTGTGGAGCCTCGTGTGGCTGCTGTTCATCGCCTCGTTCCTCTGGCGCGGCGCGAGCGTCGCCGTCAACGTCGGCATCAACCGCGAGTTCCTCGGCGGCATCCGAGTCGCCGACGTCATCCGCCCCGCCGTCGCCGTCCCCGCGAGCACGCCCGTCGCGGCACTGCCGGAGACGGGCGACACGATCGTCCTCATCGACGCAGACGGCGCCGCCAGCGCCCTCGTCGCGCCCGGTGCGCACGTGCGGGTGCCCGTGGATCAGCGCCCGCACGTGCCCGCGAGCGCCCTCGGCGAGGCCCTGCTGCCGCATGCGGGCGCCGTCATCTCCTCACCGCAGGACGACGTGATGGCGATCCTGCCCGCGTTCGAGGGCGATCCGACGCCGGGTGTCGTCACCGTCAGCATGCCGGTGGAAGGGCAGCCCGCAGCTGCCGACGACCCGGTCGCGCTGCGACTGGTCGGCATCGCGACGCTCGCCGACCTCGAGCGTGCGATGCAGCGTCACGCGCACGAGAGCGGCACCATGCCGCGGGGCGCCTAG
- a CDS encoding CE1758 family FMN-dependent luciferase-like monooxygenase, translating to MQFGIFTVGDVTTNPTTGRTVSEHERIANTVEMAKLADEVGLDVFATGQHHNPPFVAPANPAVLMANLAVVTKNIILSTSTTLITTTDPVRIAEDYAYAQHLAGGRVDLMLGRGNTGPVYPWFGKDIRDGIPLAIENYALLRRLWNEENVTWEGKFRTPLQGFTSTPRPLDDIAPFVWHGSIRSPEIAEQAAYYGDGFFHNHIFWPPQHAAQMVQFYRERFEHYGHGRAQDAIVGLGGQVFMAESKAKAMETFRPYFDHAPVYGGAGSLEDYTRQTPLTVGTPDEVVEATLGFRDYVGDYQRQLFLIDHAGLPHAEVMHQIELLGTKVVPQLRAEMDVRRAAGVPDAPTHASLLAARAAQATDTPSADAGQMGSVETGVPRVPKTDNVTGTRAEDR from the coding sequence ATGCAGTTCGGCATCTTCACCGTCGGTGACGTCACGACGAACCCGACGACAGGGCGCACCGTCAGCGAGCACGAGCGCATCGCGAACACCGTCGAGATGGCGAAGCTCGCCGACGAGGTGGGCCTCGACGTCTTCGCCACCGGCCAGCACCACAACCCGCCGTTCGTCGCACCGGCCAACCCGGCCGTGCTGATGGCGAACCTGGCGGTGGTGACGAAGAACATCATCCTGTCGACGTCGACGACGCTCATCACGACGACGGACCCGGTGCGCATCGCCGAGGACTACGCCTACGCGCAGCACCTCGCCGGCGGCCGCGTCGACCTCATGCTGGGGCGCGGCAACACGGGCCCCGTCTACCCGTGGTTCGGCAAGGACATCCGCGACGGCATCCCGCTCGCCATCGAGAACTACGCGCTGCTGCGCCGCCTGTGGAACGAAGAGAACGTGACGTGGGAGGGCAAGTTCCGCACACCGCTGCAGGGTTTCACCTCGACCCCGCGCCCGCTCGACGACATCGCGCCGTTCGTCTGGCACGGCTCGATCCGCAGCCCCGAGATCGCGGAGCAGGCCGCCTACTACGGTGACGGTTTCTTCCACAACCACATCTTCTGGCCGCCGCAGCACGCTGCGCAGATGGTGCAGTTCTACCGGGAGCGCTTCGAGCACTACGGTCACGGCCGGGCGCAGGACGCGATCGTCGGCCTCGGTGGGCAGGTGTTCATGGCCGAGTCGAAGGCGAAGGCGATGGAGACGTTCCGCCCCTACTTCGATCACGCGCCGGTCTACGGCGGGGCAGGTTCGTTGGAGGACTACACGCGTCAGACGCCGCTGACGGTCGGCACGCCGGACGAGGTCGTCGAGGCCACGCTCGGCTTCCGCGACTACGTCGGTGACTACCAGCGTCAGCTGTTCCTCATCGACCACGCCGGGTTGCCGCACGCCGAGGTCATGCACCAGATCGAGCTGCTCGGCACGAAGGTCGTGCCGCAGCTGCGCGCCGAGATGGACGTCCGACGCGCCGCCGGCGTACCTGACGCCCCGACGCATGCCAGCCTGCTCGCTGCGCGCGCTGCCCAGGCGACCGACACGCCCTCGGCTGACGCCGGTCAGATGGGCAGTGTCGAGACAGGTGTGCCGCGCGTTCCGAAGACCGACAACGTGACGGGAACGCGCGCCGAAGACCGTTGA
- a CDS encoding RecB family exonuclease produces MPASLSPSRASDFMQCPLLYRFRVIDKLPESPSAAASRGTLVHSVLERIFDVDAPNRTLERALELVPHAWEDMLTDEPELAELAGSTPHDLATWLRDAEKLVEKWFAMENPQFLEPAERELYVEADLDGLTLRGYIDRLDVAPGGQIRVVDYKTGRAPSELFENKALFQMKFYALVIWRTRGVMPLMLQLVYLGNSQFLRYQPDEADLLALERKLKALWRAIERCARTGDWRPRKSRLCSWCDHKALCPEWGGTPPPLPEHAARLALDPRTTGDLGDVDGD; encoded by the coding sequence ATGCCCGCTTCGTTGTCTCCGTCGCGCGCCTCCGACTTCATGCAGTGTCCCCTGCTCTATCGCTTCCGCGTCATCGACAAGCTGCCGGAGTCGCCGAGTGCGGCGGCGTCGCGGGGGACGCTCGTCCATTCGGTGCTCGAGCGCATCTTCGACGTCGACGCCCCGAACCGCACGCTCGAGCGGGCGCTCGAGCTCGTCCCCCATGCCTGGGAGGACATGCTCACCGACGAACCGGAGCTGGCCGAACTCGCGGGCAGCACACCGCACGATCTCGCGACGTGGCTGCGTGATGCGGAGAAGCTCGTCGAGAAGTGGTTCGCGATGGAGAACCCGCAGTTCCTCGAACCCGCCGAGCGCGAGCTCTACGTCGAGGCCGACCTCGACGGGCTCACGCTGCGCGGGTACATCGACCGCCTCGACGTCGCTCCCGGCGGGCAGATCCGCGTCGTCGACTACAAGACGGGACGGGCGCCCTCGGAGCTCTTCGAGAACAAGGCGTTGTTCCAGATGAAGTTCTACGCGCTCGTCATCTGGCGCACGCGGGGCGTCATGCCGCTCATGCTGCAACTCGTCTACCTGGGCAACAGTCAGTTCTTGCGTTATCAACCCGACGAGGCCGACTTGCTCGCGCTCGAACGCAAGCTCAAGGCGCTGTGGCGCGCGATCGAGCGCTGTGCTCGGACGGGTGACTGGCGGCCCAGGAAGTCGCGCTTGTGCTCGTGGTGCGATCACAAGGCGCTCTGCCCGGAATGGGGCGGCACTCCCCCGCCGCTGCCCGAGCACGCGGCGCGTCTCGCGCTCGATCCCCGCACCACCGGCGACCTCGGAGACGTCGATGGCGACTGA